One Pan paniscus chromosome 16, NHGRI_mPanPan1-v2.0_pri, whole genome shotgun sequence DNA segment encodes these proteins:
- the LOC100988855 gene encoding uncharacterized protein LOC100988855 isoform X2, translating to MAQDGAVAVGGPLPARRKMVSSSEPQRPCRVLESVWPGFQGSPHAGGLLRMGQLPWEVRCLLSRKMVDASEKQALRVPGFGVAWHPRCTPCWRVAQDGAVALRGPPPAGMTDGQFFRAVESPWSRGVGVASHPQCTPCWWMAQDGAVAMGGAGLLEGRWSILPSNKGHVESWFQCGLVSTVHPVLVGGSGRTLISSAPSRCHWHGRKALVQEGWSSSCVIFEMP from the exons ATGGCTCAGGACG GGGCAGTTGCCGTGGGAGGCCCGCTGCCTGCTAGAAGGAAGATGGTCAGTTCTTCTGAACCACAAAGGCCCTGCAGAGTCCTGGAGTCTGTGTGGCCTGGCTTCCAGGGTTCACCTCATGCTGGTGGATTGCTCAGGATG GGACAGTTGCCGTGGGAGGTCCGCTGCCTGCTGTCGAGGAAGATGGTCGATGCTTCTGAGAAACAGGCCCTGCGGGTTCCTGGATTTGGTGTGGCCTGGCATCCACGGTGCACCCCGTGCTGGCGGGTGGCCCAGGACG GGGCAGTTGCCTTGAGAGGCCCACCGCCTGCTGGCATGACAGATGGTCAGTTCTTCCGAGCAGTGGAATCTCCATGGAGTCGTGGAGTCGGTGTGGCCTCGCATCCACAGTGCACCCCGTGCTGGTGGATGGCTCAGGACG GGGCAGTTGCCATGGGAGGCGCAGGCCTGCTGGAAGGAAGATGGTCGATTCTCCCAAGCAACAAAGGCCACGTAGAGTCCTGGTTTCAGTGTGGCCTGGTATCCACAGTGCACCCCGTGCTGGTGGGTGGCTCAGGACG CACACTCATTTCCTCTGCACCTTCCCGGTGTCATTGGCATGGAAGGAAGGCCCTTGTCCAAGAAGGATGGTCTTCGTCTTGTGTGATCTTTGAGATGCCATGA